CTCTCCATGATGGCGCCCTACGGCGCGGCCGAAAAGCAGGCCCTCCTCGAAGCCCCCGACCTGAAGACACGCGCGGAGACATTGATCGCGATCACCGAATTCGCGCTGGCGCGCGATGACGAGAATTTCGGGTCGAGCCTGCAATGAACGACGAGCCGCACTTCACCGGAACGGCCGTCGCGCCGACCGGCGACAGCAGGAAGCACGAGATCGACCCGAAATTGCTCGACATGCTGGCATGCCCGCTCACCAAGGCCCCGCTGAAATGGTCTCCGGCGACATCGGAACTGGTGTCGACCGCGGCGCGGCTTGCTTATCCCGTGCGCGACGGCGTGCCGATCATGCTGCCCTCCGAGGCACGCGCCCTCGAACAGGACGAGTTTGGCGGATGAATGCGCGGCGACGTTCCTGATACCGGCCCGCCTGCAATATCTGCGACCGAGCGGATCGACCGGCGGCGCGGAAAGGGCGACGCCAACCGGGACGCGATCGTGGCTGCGGCGGCAGACCTTTTCTGGCGCAAGGGATACGCCCAGACGACGCTCGGCAGCGTGGCGCAGGCAGCCGGCATCCCGCCTGGAAACCTCTTCTACTATTTCCGCACCAAGGCCGACCTGGCGTTCGCCGTCGCGGACATCTTCGTCGCCGAAACCCAGGCCATGCTTCACGATACGGAGCATGAGGAGGCGGAACCGCGCAAGCGGCTGGCCGCCCTCGTGGCGCGTCTCGCGCGCAGCCTGCGCAGCCGGGTCGCGCATGGATGTCCCATTGCCTTGTGCGTACGCGACTTTCGCAGCAGTGCGCCCGAAGCATCCGACCGTGCGGCCGAGGCGTTCACGATGCTGATCCAGTTCATGGCCCGCGAGCTGGGCAGGTCGGGGCTGCGCCCCTCCATCGCGCTCGGCCAGTCGCGCGCCGCTTTGGCCGAGTGGCAGGGCGGCATGATGCTGGCCCACGCGATGAAGGACGCCACCGTTCTGTCCGAGAGTTTCCGCCGCATGGATCGCCT
This portion of the Mesorhizobium sp. CAU 1732 genome encodes:
- a CDS encoding TetR/AcrR family transcriptional regulator; translated protein: MRGDVPDTGPPAISATERIDRRRGKGDANRDAIVAAAADLFWRKGYAQTTLGSVAQAAGIPPGNLFYYFRTKADLAFAVADIFVAETQAMLHDTEHEEAEPRKRLAALVARLARSLRSRVAHGCPIALCVRDFRSSAPEASDRAAEAFTMLIQFMARELGRSGLRPSIALGQSRAALAEWQGGMMLAHAMKDATVLSESFRRMDRLLAGH
- a CDS encoding Trm112 family protein; translated protein: MNDEPHFTGTAVAPTGDSRKHEIDPKLLDMLACPLTKAPLKWSPATSELVSTAARLAYPVRDGVPIMLPSEARALEQDEFGG